One Triticum dicoccoides isolate Atlit2015 ecotype Zavitan chromosome 5B, WEW_v2.0, whole genome shotgun sequence genomic window carries:
- the LOC119311734 gene encoding CBL-interacting protein kinase 7-like, translating into MAVAKSKAGKHAAPLLGKYELGRLLGRGTFAKVYHARSLVGGEAVAIKVLDKPELAATAGMDARVLGEVSAMRRLRHPNVLRLHEVLATRSKVYLVMELAPGGDLLSRLASLPSRRLPEHAARRVFLQLVSALIYCHARGVSHRDVKPQNVLIDADGNLKVCDFGLAALPESHRDDGRLHTACGTPAFAAPEVLRRKAYDGVKADAWSCGVILYVLLAGRLPFDDSNIAEMCRKAHRREYTLPEWVSQPARRLVSRLLDPNPATRLTVAELSSHPWFKRSLSLDSQLGSLLGGAPERDLLFQAPPTLNAFDIISMSPGLDLSGLFGENRRSREKRFMTTASPEQMVEQLGHSGAKLGYFMVGKKGVERLPLGGLSGLVAMSMEMSEVAPPLMLVELRLEAGDEEEVQAFGWDALRTELGEVVMAWHGCEELRTGAGGGALGCKCLFGLGVPEMVVIAGVAALLFGPKQLPEIGRSVGKTVKSFQQAAKEFETELKKEPEEGGDQPPPTTPTAVSSSDDEEKRELEASSRKEST; encoded by the exons ATGGCCGTCGCCAAGAGCAAGGCAGGCAAGCACGCCGCCCCGCTGCTCGGCAAGTACGAGCTCGGCCGCCTCCTCGGCCGCGGCACCTTCGCCAAGGTCTACCACGCGCGCTCCCTCGTCGGCGGCGAGGCCGTGGCCATCAAGGTGCTCGACAAGCCCGAGCTGGCCGCCACGGCCGGCATGGACGCGCGCGTGCTCGGCGAGGTCTCCGCCATGCGCCGCCTCCGCCACCCCAACGTGCTGCGCCTCCACGAGGTGCTCGCCACGCGCTCCAAGGTCTACCTCGTCATGGAGCTCGCCCCCGGCGGCGACCTGCTCTCCAGGCTCGCCTCGCTCCCGTcgcgccgcctccccgagcacgccgcgcGCCGCGTCTTCCTCCAGCTCGTCTCCGCGCTCATCTACTGCCACGCGCGCGGCGTCTCCCATCGCGACGTCAAGCCGCAGAACGTCCTCATCGACGCCGACGGCAACCTCAAGGTCTGCGACTTCGGCCTCGCCGCGCTCCCGGAGTCCCACCGCGACGACGGCCGCCTGCACACCGCCTGCGGCACGCCCGCCTTCGCCGCGCCCGAGGTGCTCCGCCGCAAGGCCTACGACGGCGTCAAGGCCGACGCATGGTCCTGCGGCGTCATCCTCTAcgtcctcctcgccggccgccTGCCGTTCGACGACTCCAACATCGCCGAGATGTGCAGGAAGGCGCACCGCCGCGAGTACACGCTCCCGGAGTGGGTGTCCCAGCCGGCGCGACGCCTCGTGAGCCGCCTGCTCGACCCAAACCCAGCCACCCGCCTCACGGTCGCCGAGCTCTCCAGCCACCCGTGGTTCAAACGGTCGCTCAGCCTGGACTCGCAGCTCGGCAGCCTCCTCGGCGGCGCGCCGGAGCGCGACCTCTTGTTCCAGGCCCCGCCGACGCTCAACGCGTTCGACATCATAAGCATGTCGCCGGGGCTCGACCTGTCGGGACTCTTCGGCGAGAACCGGCGGAGCCGGGAGAAGCGGTTCATGACGACGGCGTCGCCGGAGCAGATGGTCGAGCAGCTCGGGCACTCGGGCGCAAAGCTCGGTTACTTCATGGTGGGCAAGAAAGGAGTAGAGCGGCTGCCACTGGGCGGCCTGTCGGGGCTCGTGGCCATGTCCATGGAGATGTCGGAGGTGGCGCCGCCCCTGATGCTCGTCGAGCTTCGGCTGGAggcaggcgacgaggaggaggtccaggcgttcggatgggacgcgcTTAGGACGGAGCTTGGGGAGGTGGTCATGGCGTGGCATGGATGCGAGGAATT GCGGACGGGCGCGGGGGGCGGCGCGCTCGGGTGCAAGTGCCTGTTCGGGCTCGGCGTGCCGGAGATGGTCGTCATCGCCGGCGTCGCCGCGCTGCTGTTCGGGCCCAAGCAGCTCCCCGAGATCGGCCGCAGCGTCGGCAAGACCGTCAAGAGCTTCCAGCAG GCAGCCAAGGAATTTGAAACAGAACTGAAGAAAGAACCCGAGGAAGGCGGCGACCAGCCTCCACCCACAACCCCCACGGCGGTCAGCAGCAGCGACGATGAAGAGAAAAGGGAGCTAGAGGCATCGAGTAGGAAAGAGAGCACATGA
- the LOC119311735 gene encoding protein OSB2, chloroplastic-like: protein MALLAVASPLKTLNPTLSSGPGRRRRTLLSSSHLRLPPLLSRSGRLRCSAGYGDAAAPQQAAPTTQRPDEIPWSRELCNSVRLIGTVGTDIELRQLPSGASVARGRIAVWKSATETTWVTLAFWDDLAIMASEHVKQGDRIFVSGRLVSDTVDEGPEKRQVYYKVVVQQFNFIESFQPVRLYSESSQDGGKHGEYVGTDSTSGSTENKKGDYMSSSSRSTEALWQAFFANPLEWWDNRKDKKNPRYPDFKHKSTGEALWVEGRNNPNWVVSQLAILDSRMGSLQDKQRKPVSYMYADDFMTSDASD from the exons ATGGCTCTCCTCGCCGTCGCCTCCCCGCTCAAAACCCTAAACCCTACCTTGAGCTCgggccccggccgccgccgccgtaccCTCCTCAGCTCCTCCCATCTCCGCCTGCCGCCGCTGCTCTCGCGGAGCGGCCGCCTCCGCTGCTCGGCCGGCTACGGCGATGCCGCCGCGCCGCAGCAGGCGGCTCCGACGACGCAGCGCCCGGACGAGATCCCGTGGAGCAGGGAGCTCTGCAACTCGGTGCGGCTTATAGGGACGGTGGGCACCGACAtcgagctgcgccagctccccagcGGCGCCTCCGTCGCGCGGGGGCGCATTGCCGTCTGGAAGTCGGCCACCGAGACCACATG GGTAACTCTTGCATTTTGGGATGACTTGGCTATTATGGCCTCTGAGCATGTAAAACAGGGAGACCGAATATTTGTTTCTGGACGGCTTGTATCAGATACTGTTGATGAGGGGCCTGAGAAGAGGCAGGTTTACTACAAG GTTGTCGTTCAACAGTTCAACTTCATTGAGTCCTTCCAACCTGTGCGGTTATATTCAGAGTCAAGCCAGGACG GTGGAAAGCATGGAGAGTATGTTGGTACTGATTCTACCTCTGGTTCAACTGAGAATAAGAAGGGAGATTACATGAGTTCCTCCTCCCGTTCAACTGAAGCACTGTGGCAAGCATTCTTTGCTAATCCTCTTGAATGGTGGGATAACAGGAAAGATAAG AAGAACCCAAGGTATCCAGACTTCAAGCACAAGAGCACCGGCGAAGCGCTGTGGGTTGAGGGGAGGAACAACCCCAACTGGGTCGTCTCCCAGCTGGCGATCTTGGACTCGAGGATGGGTTCCCTGCAGGACAAACAGAGGAAACCAGTCTCCTACATGTACGCCGACGACTTCATGACATCTGACGCCAGCGACTAA
- the LOC119311736 gene encoding auxin-responsive protein IAA12-like, with protein sequence MEATDSLLMATELRLGLPGTDDKPHKITSVMSPPATPRGKKRTLDAFEATASDEADRSDDVETAAPVPKAQVVGWPPVRRCFQAAASKSKAKKADEASSKNTPSAAAPASTNGSFVKVSMDGAPYLRKVDMRMYKGYRELREALEAMFVCFSGADGGASNGGGANPAEYAITYEDKDGDLMLVGDVPFDMFSGTCKKLRIIKRSEATGLGSK encoded by the exons ATGGAAGCTACCGACAGCCTCCTCATGGCCACCGAGCTCAGGCTGGGCCTCCCCGGCACCGACGACAAGCCACACAAGATCACCTCGGTGatgtcgccgccggcgactcccaggGGCAAGAAGCGCACCCTGGACGCCTTCGAGGCCACCGCCTCCGATGAGGCCGACAGGTCCGACGACGTCGAgaccgcagcccccgtgcccaa AGCACAAGTTGTCGGGTGGCCGCCGGTGAGGCGCTGCTTCCAGGCGGCGGCGAGCAAGAGCAAGGCGAAGAAAGCGGACGAGGCCAGCAGCAAAAACACGCCGtctgcggcggcgccggcgagcacCAACGGCTCCTTCGTCAAAGTGAGCATGGACGGAGCGCCCTACCTGAGGAAGGTCGACATGAGGATGTACAAGGGCTACAGGGAGCTCAGGGAGGCCCTGGAGGCCATGTTCGTCTGCTTCTCCGGGGCAGACGGCGGCGCTTCCAACGGCGGCGGCGCAAACCCGGCCGAGTACGCCATCACCTACGAGGACAAGGACGGCGACCTCATGCTTGTCGGAGACGTGCCCTTCGA TATGTTCAGCGGCACATGCAAGAAGTTGAGGATCATCAAGAGATCCGAAGCCACAGGCCTGGGATCCAAATGA